A genomic stretch from Clavelina lepadiformis chromosome 5, kaClaLepa1.1, whole genome shotgun sequence includes:
- the LOC143459851 gene encoding ras-related protein Rab-15-like produces MDKDYDILFRVMILGDTGVGKTCLLHRFCEEEFRYSHVCTIGIDFKMKTVLVDGIRVRIQIWDTAGQERYRTITKQYYRKGQGVLLVYDITSESSFLNIRKWVSDVSEFGDEHVQTMLVGNKSDREDSREVSTEQGQKLADDFGIPFFETSAYTDANVTEVFTDIAARVLKAHEEEIRHPHTIDFSSEGDHSEDEGIVRDLVKSNDTKKSNSLFDTENPEVSCCVIL; encoded by the coding sequence ATGGATAAGGACTACGACATATTATTTCGTGTAATGATTCTGGGAGATACTGGAGTTGGGAAGACTTGTTTATTGCATAGATTCTGCGAAGAAGAATTCCGTTACAGCCATGTCTGTACGATTGGTATTGACTTCAAGATGAAAACAGTCCTCGTTGATGGAATAAGGGTGCGCATTCAAATATGGGATACTGCAGGTCAAGAACGTTATAGGACCATCACGAAACAATATTATCGTAAAGGGCAGGGTGTTCTTCTAGTGTATGACATCACCAGTGAATCGTCATTTCTTAACATTCGGAAATGGGTCAGCGACGTATCTGAGTTTGGAGACGAGCATGTTCAAACCATGTTGGTTGGAAACAAGAGTGATCGCGAAGATAGCAGGGAAGTGTCAACAGAACAAGGTCAGAAACTAGCTGATGACTTTGGCATTCCATTCTTCGAGACAAGTGCTTACACTGATGCGAATGTTACTGAGGTGTTTACTGACATAGCTGCTCGTGTCCTCAAAGCTCACGAAGAAGAGATCAGACATCCACACACGATTGACTTTTCATCCGAAGGTGATCACAGCGAAGACGAAGGTATTGTTCGAGATCTGGTGAAGTCCAATGATACAAAAAAGTCCAATAGTCTTTTTGACACTGAAAATCCAGAAGTATCATGTTGTGTGATACTGTAA
- the LOC143459852 gene encoding exosome complex component CSL4-like, protein MDAVVGQVCIPGERLSSVELCQAGPGTYVRQGYVFASLAGLVAKEREKSSDLPLVSVKSKNKAQSVPEIGAIVTCKITQITSRFAKCHIIAVNNKTLSMPFRGMIRKENVRETDRDRVEIYKCFRPGDIALAKVLSLGDASCYLLTTAENELGVVVAHSDEGVALIPLSHNEMQCPKSFVKENRKVARPQSEHLAFPER, encoded by the exons ATGGATGCAGTTGTGGGACAGGTTTGCATTCCAG GTGAAAGATTATCCAGTGTAGAGCTGTGTCAAGCTGGTCCGGGAACTTACGTCCGTCAAGGTTACGTTTTTGCGTCACTGGCAGGTCTAGTCGCAAAGGAGCGGGAGAAATCCTCAGATCTGCCTCTTGTTTCTGTGAAGTCAAAAAACAAGGCGCAAAGTGTACCAGAAATAGGTGCCATTGTCACATGCAAG ATAACCCAGATAACTTCACGTTTTGCGAAATGCCATATCATTGCTGTCAACAACAAAACTCTCTCCATGCCGTTTCGTGGAATGATTCGAAAAGAAAACGTTAGGGAGACTGATCGAGACCGTGTTGAAATCTACAAGTGTTTCAGACCAGGAGACATTGCACTGGCTAAAGTT CTTTCACTCGGAGACGCATCGTGCTATCTGCTTACAACAGCTGAAAATGAACTTGGCGTTGTGGTTGCCCATAGCGACGAAGGAGTGGCATTGATTCCTTTGAGTCACAACGAGATGCAATGCCCAAAGAgttttgtaaaagaaaacagaaaagtTGCAAGGCCCCAATCTGAGCATCTGGCTTTCCCAGAGCGGTAG